The Pseudosulfitobacter pseudonitzschiae genome includes a region encoding these proteins:
- a CDS encoding LysR family transcriptional regulator produces MTDPLNWDDTPAFLAVARWGTLTAAAEALGAGVATVSRRIERLEAALGVPLFARAQTGYQLTDEGMALMPRAEAMEAAMDAFRNAAQAGRGVQGHVRLATAENLANPLLIPSLAPLLAAHPGLTVEVSTDVASVNLHKRDADLAVRMVRPTRGHLTVRRIGTLGFGLYGAAGYMAGRGRAVGFEGDSYIGWAERFGDLPAAQWLARNFRAVAPAVVTSTLASQLSAAQAGLGLAVLPHFLAQDAGLQRVPVELGVDQDIWLVMHSDLMASQRVRVVADHMVGVIEAHGARLRGP; encoded by the coding sequence ATGACCGATCCGTTGAACTGGGACGACACGCCTGCCTTTTTGGCTGTGGCGCGTTGGGGAACGTTGACGGCAGCAGCAGAGGCTTTGGGTGCTGGCGTCGCCACGGTGTCGCGGCGGATCGAGCGGTTGGAAGCGGCGCTGGGCGTGCCGCTGTTTGCACGGGCACAGACCGGATATCAGCTAACCGACGAGGGCATGGCCCTAATGCCCCGCGCCGAGGCGATGGAGGCGGCGATGGATGCCTTTCGTAACGCAGCGCAAGCAGGGCGTGGCGTGCAGGGGCATGTGCGGTTGGCCACAGCCGAGAATCTGGCCAATCCGCTGTTGATTCCGTCACTGGCCCCGCTGCTGGCCGCACATCCCGGACTGACGGTCGAAGTGTCTACGGATGTGGCTTCGGTCAACCTGCACAAGCGCGATGCGGATCTGGCGGTACGCATGGTGCGGCCCACGCGCGGACACCTGACGGTGCGGCGGATCGGGACGCTGGGCTTTGGCCTGTATGGCGCGGCCGGCTATATGGCTGGGCGCGGGCGCGCTGTGGGGTTCGAAGGCGACAGCTATATCGGCTGGGCGGAGCGTTTTGGTGATTTACCAGCGGCGCAATGGCTTGCCCGCAACTTTCGCGCGGTGGCGCCAGCGGTCGTCACGTCAACGCTGGCATCGCAGTTGAGCGCGGCGCAGGCGGGGCTGGGGCTGGCGGTCTTGCCGCATTTTCTGGCGCAGGACGCGGGGCTGCAACGGGTGCCGGTCGAGTTGGGCGTGGATCAGGATATCTGGCTGGTGATGCACAGCGACCTGATGGCGTCACAGCGCGTGCGGGTGGTGGCGGATCACATGGTTGGTGTGATCGAGGCGCACGGCGCGCGGTTGCGCGGACCCTGA
- a CDS encoding 4-(cytidine 5'-diphospho)-2-C-methyl-D-erythritol kinase, giving the protein MAGLRVFAPAKINLTLHVTGQRADGYHLLDSLVVFADVGDVVQLRPDTAWSLLVDGPEAGSVPPGDENLALRVARLFPRIASALTLTKELPVASGIGGGSADAAAVWRGLCQMAGRDADANALLELGADIPVCVPSRSARMQGIGEMVTSVDGLPHLDVVLANPRVAVSTPQIFKALTHKDNAPMPPVLPEFFDAAALCNWLAAQRNDLQIPAEAIAPQIAETCQTLAALSGCLLARMSGSGATCFGVFSTAEEATEAADRLAIVQPNWWVRAGRLGGMQRVAAPQAL; this is encoded by the coding sequence ATGGCGGGCTTGCGGGTCTTTGCCCCCGCCAAGATCAACCTGACCTTGCACGTTACCGGTCAGCGGGCCGATGGCTATCACCTGCTGGATTCGCTGGTGGTTTTTGCCGACGTGGGTGACGTGGTGCAACTGCGTCCTGATACTGCATGGTCGTTGCTGGTTGACGGACCAGAGGCGGGCAGCGTGCCGCCGGGTGACGAAAACCTTGCGCTGCGCGTGGCGCGCCTGTTTCCCCGGATCGCAAGCGCCCTGACCTTGACCAAGGAACTGCCCGTGGCGTCGGGCATCGGCGGCGGCTCTGCCGATGCTGCGGCGGTGTGGCGGGGGCTGTGTCAAATGGCCGGGCGTGATGCGGATGCGAATGCCCTGCTGGAACTGGGGGCGGATATTCCGGTTTGCGTGCCGTCGCGGTCTGCGCGGATGCAGGGAATTGGTGAAATGGTCACGTCCGTGGACGGCCTGCCGCACCTGGATGTGGTGTTGGCCAATCCGCGTGTGGCGGTGTCGACACCACAGATATTCAAGGCCCTTACACACAAGGACAACGCGCCAATGCCACCCGTGCTGCCGGAATTTTTTGATGCCGCCGCGCTGTGCAACTGGTTGGCCGCGCAGCGTAACGATTTGCAGATCCCGGCCGAAGCCATCGCCCCGCAGATTGCTGAAACTTGTCAGACACTGGCCGCTTTATCCGGCTGCCTGCTGGCACGTATGTCCGGGTCTGGCGCAACCTGCTTCGGGGTTTTCAGTACAGCCGAGGAAGCGACCGAAGCCGCCGACCGTCTGGCAATTGTACAGCCCAACTGGTGGGTACGCGCAGGTCGATTGGGTGGAATGCAGCGCGTCGCCGCGCCGCAAGCTCTCTAG
- a CDS encoding VOC family protein, whose product MTAQLEHTNFTVSDPAATADWMCDLFGWHIRWQGAAIAGGHTIHVGTDTHYLALYSPQAPEKPRQSNYTTIGGLNHLAVTTDDLDALETRIKAHGFTTGNHADYEPGRRFYFHDADGIEYEVVQYD is encoded by the coding sequence ATGACAGCCCAGCTTGAACACACCAATTTTACTGTCTCCGACCCCGCCGCCACCGCCGACTGGATGTGCGATCTGTTCGGCTGGCACATCCGCTGGCAGGGTGCCGCAATAGCGGGCGGCCACACCATCCACGTAGGCACCGACACGCATTATCTGGCGCTCTATTCCCCTCAGGCACCTGAAAAGCCGCGGCAATCCAACTATACCACTATCGGCGGGCTGAACCATCTGGCCGTCACCACTGACGATCTCGACGCCCTTGAAACACGCATCAAAGCGCACGGCTTTACCACCGGCAACCACGCCGACTATGAACCGGGCCGCCGCTTCTACTTTCACGACGCGGACGGCATCGAATACGAGGTGGTGCAATACGACTGA
- the greA gene encoding transcription elongation factor GreA: MEKIPMTRKGHQALETELKHLKSVERPAIIKAIAEAREHGDLSENAEYHSAKEKQSFIEGRIKELEGAISLADVIDPTKMKGGIKFGATVTLVDEDTDEEKTYQIVGEYEANIEAGLLNIKSPIARALIGKEEGDSVEVRTPGGDKSYEVLKIAFI; this comes from the coding sequence ATGGAAAAGATCCCGATGACCCGAAAGGGTCACCAAGCCCTTGAGACCGAACTCAAGCACCTGAAATCCGTCGAGCGCCCCGCCATCATCAAGGCCATCGCCGAAGCACGCGAGCATGGCGACCTGTCGGAAAACGCCGAATACCATTCCGCCAAGGAAAAGCAGTCCTTCATCGAAGGGCGCATCAAAGAGCTGGAAGGTGCAATTTCGCTGGCCGACGTCATCGACCCGACCAAGATGAAGGGCGGCATCAAGTTCGGCGCCACTGTCACGCTTGTCGACGAAGACACCGACGAAGAGAAAACCTATCAGATTGTCGGTGAATACGAGGCCAACATCGAAGCAGGTCTGCTGAATATCAAATCGCCCATCGCCCGTGCCCTGATCGGCAAGGAAGAAGGCGACAGCGTCGAAGTGCGCACGCCCGGTGGCGATAAGTCCTATGAAGTGCTGAAAATCGCTTTCATCTGA
- a CDS encoding aldo/keto reductase, producing MHRRYLTPNFSVSALGLGCMGMSEFYGPRDDVRSMAVLDRAADLGVTFFDTADTYGPFHNEELLGQFLRTRKPQAEIATKFGIVRNPGEYRREIDNSPAYVRRACEASLKRLGVEQIDLYYVHRINPAQPIEEVMHALSDLVAEGKIAHIGLCEVSAPTLRRAHAVHPVTAVQTEYSLWTREVETEVLPACTELGIGFVPYSPLGRGFLTGAFDKETTFGEGDFRANLPRFSADNMASNIGIVDRVRHLAANKDCTPAQIALAWLLSKGRHIVPIPGTKRLKYLEENIAGTDITLTPNEIAALDRAVAAQDVAGARYTTEGMKGLNA from the coding sequence ATGCACCGCCGATACCTGACTCCCAACTTTTCTGTTTCCGCGCTTGGCCTTGGCTGCATGGGGATGAGCGAGTTTTACGGCCCCCGCGATGACGTCCGCTCAATGGCCGTCCTCGACCGCGCCGCCGATCTGGGCGTGACATTTTTCGATACCGCTGACACCTATGGCCCGTTCCACAACGAAGAATTGCTGGGCCAGTTTCTGCGCACCCGCAAGCCGCAGGCCGAAATCGCCACCAAATTCGGTATCGTCCGCAACCCCGGCGAATACCGCCGCGAAATCGACAACAGCCCTGCCTATGTCCGCCGCGCCTGTGAGGCGTCGCTGAAACGTCTCGGCGTCGAACAGATCGACCTTTACTATGTCCACCGCATCAACCCCGCCCAACCAATCGAAGAGGTGATGCATGCCCTGTCCGACCTGGTGGCCGAGGGCAAGATTGCCCACATCGGCCTGTGCGAGGTCAGCGCCCCCACGTTGCGGCGCGCCCATGCGGTGCATCCCGTCACCGCAGTCCAAACCGAATATTCGCTCTGGACCCGCGAAGTCGAGACCGAGGTGCTGCCCGCTTGCACCGAACTGGGCATCGGTTTTGTTCCCTACTCCCCGTTGGGACGCGGGTTTCTAACTGGGGCATTTGACAAGGAAACCACTTTTGGCGAAGGGGATTTTCGCGCCAATCTGCCACGGTTTTCAGCCGACAACATGGCCAGCAACATCGGCATCGTCGACCGCGTCCGCCATCTGGCCGCCAACAAAGACTGCACACCCGCTCAGATCGCACTGGCGTGGCTGCTGTCCAAAGGGCGTCATATTGTCCCGATTCCGGGCACCAAACGCCTTAAGTATCTGGAAGAAAACATAGCTGGCACTGACATCACCCTGACCCCGAACGAGATAGCGGCGCTTGACCGCGCAGTTGCCGCACAGGACGTGGCAGGTGCGCGCTATACCACCGAAGGCATGAAAGGGCTGAATGCATGA
- a CDS encoding SRPBCC family protein gives MELDPTTDLTFTREINVSPALLWECWTTPKHVKAFFVPKPHKVTDCEIDLRPGGRFNTAFEVDGKTMTNAGVFLEIIDQRKLVFTDAYSEGWKPAPDPFMTAIVEFQDNGAGGTIYTATARHRSADARKTHEDMGFFDGWGTVADQLAAYAKTL, from the coding sequence ATGGAACTTGACCCCACCACCGACCTGACTTTCACCCGCGAAATTAACGTAAGTCCCGCCTTGTTGTGGGAATGCTGGACTACACCAAAACACGTCAAAGCCTTCTTTGTACCCAAACCCCATAAGGTCACGGATTGCGAAATCGACCTGCGTCCGGGTGGGCGGTTCAACACCGCCTTTGAAGTGGATGGCAAAACCATGACCAACGCAGGCGTCTTTCTTGAAATCATCGATCAACGCAAACTGGTGTTCACCGATGCCTACAGCGAAGGCTGGAAACCCGCGCCTGACCCGTTCATGACAGCCATCGTCGAATTCCAAGACAACGGCGCAGGCGGCACAATTTACACTGCCACCGCACGGCACCGCTCAGCCGATGCCCGCAAGACCCATGAAGATATGGGCTTTTTCGACGGCTGGGGCACCGTGGCAGATCAGCTTGCGGCCTATGCCAAAACCCTGTGA
- the soxR gene encoding redox-sensitive transcriptional activator SoxR, whose amino-acid sequence MAKDGLSIGDLAARTGLAVSAIRYYEAQGLIDPWRNAGGQRRFSRADIRRLSFVMIAQQFGFTLPQIRAELDLLPKGRVPTKSDWAHISTGFRAALDARIDTLTRMRDTLDSCIGCGCLSLDSCALYNPGDRAREKGTGPRYLMGDRPAD is encoded by the coding sequence ATGGCGAAAGACGGGTTGAGCATTGGCGATCTGGCCGCGCGGACGGGGCTGGCTGTGTCGGCGATCCGCTATTACGAGGCGCAGGGGCTGATTGATCCATGGCGCAATGCGGGCGGGCAGCGACGGTTTTCGCGGGCGGACATCCGGCGGCTGTCGTTCGTGATGATCGCGCAGCAGTTCGGCTTTACCCTGCCGCAAATACGGGCCGAGCTGGACTTGTTGCCCAAGGGCCGCGTGCCGACCAAGTCGGATTGGGCGCACATCAGTACCGGATTTCGTGCGGCACTGGATGCGCGGATCGACACGCTGACCCGAATGCGTGACACGTTGGACAGCTGTATCGGCTGTGGCTGTTTGAGCCTCGACAGCTGCGCCTTGTACAATCCCGGCGACCGCGCCCGCGAAAAGGGCACCGGTCCGCGCTATTTGATGGGGGATCGGCCTGCGGACTGA
- a CDS encoding ArsR/SmtB family transcription factor, translated as MAKYDSQLDHIFAALADPTRRAILDRLSRGPATTSELAAPHDIAMPTLLAHLTKLESASLITSTKVGRVRTYARSDAAFVPVQDWLGHQSDLWTRRLDQFDSYAIQLAKDLANGT; from the coding sequence ATGGCTAAGTATGATTCTCAACTCGATCACATCTTTGCGGCTTTGGCCGATCCGACACGGCGGGCCATTCTGGACCGCCTGTCGCGCGGCCCTGCCACCACCAGTGAACTGGCCGCGCCCCATGACATAGCCATGCCAACATTGCTTGCGCATCTGACCAAACTGGAAAGCGCCAGCCTGATCACCTCGACCAAGGTCGGGCGGGTGCGCACATATGCCCGCTCTGACGCTGCTTTTGTGCCGGTACAGGACTGGCTCGGCCATCAATCCGACCTCTGGACACGCCGTCTTGACCAATTCGACAGCTATGCAATCCAACTCGCAAAGGATCTCGCCAATGGAACTTGA
- a CDS encoding electron transfer flavoprotein-ubiquinone oxidoreductase, giving the protein MADTEREAMEYDVVIVGAGPAGLSAAIRLKQLDADLNVVVLEKGSEVGAHILSGAVLDPCGLDALIPDWKAKGAPVTVEVKEDNFYMLGEAGKIRIPNFPMPPLMNNHGNYIVSMGNVCRWMAEQAEELGVEVFPGMACSELVYGENGEVKGVVAGEFGIAADGTKGDSYEPGMELHGKYVFLGEGVRGSLSKEVIAKYDLSAGKEPQKFGLGMKEIWEIDPAKHKEGTVAHTMGWPLGSKAGGGSFIYHLDNNQVYVGFVVHLGYKNPHVFPYMEFQQFKHHPMVAELLKGGKRVAYGARAITEGGFQSMPKMVAPGVALLGCAVGMVNVPRIKGNHNAMLSGKAAAEAAFEAIKADRSGDELTAYEDEVRAGAIGKDLKKVRNVKPLWSKYGLTASLAVGGFDMWCNTLGFSLLGTLKHGKSDAEATEPADKHSQITYPKPDGKLSFDRLTNVAFSFTNHEESQPAHLKLKDPSIPVDRNLPVYAGPSARYCPAGVYEFVTEEGKDPRFVINFQNCVHCKTCDIKDPSQNINWTTPQGGDGPNYPNM; this is encoded by the coding sequence ATGGCCGATACAGAACGCGAAGCGATGGAATATGATGTGGTCATCGTCGGGGCCGGACCTGCGGGCCTTTCGGCAGCGATCCGTCTAAAGCAACTGGACGCCGACCTGAATGTGGTCGTGCTGGAAAAGGGCTCGGAAGTGGGCGCGCATATCCTGTCGGGTGCGGTGCTGGATCCCTGTGGTCTGGACGCGCTGATCCCTGACTGGAAAGCAAAGGGCGCCCCTGTCACCGTCGAAGTGAAAGAAGACAATTTCTATATGCTGGGTGAAGCGGGCAAGATACGCATTCCCAACTTTCCTATGCCACCGCTGATGAACAATCACGGCAACTATATCGTGTCGATGGGCAACGTCTGCCGTTGGATGGCCGAACAGGCCGAAGAACTGGGCGTGGAAGTGTTCCCCGGTATGGCTTGTTCCGAACTGGTCTATGGCGAGAACGGCGAAGTCAAAGGCGTGGTCGCCGGTGAGTTCGGCATTGCGGCGGATGGCACCAAGGGCGACAGCTATGAACCGGGTATGGAGTTGCACGGTAAATACGTTTTCCTTGGCGAAGGCGTGCGCGGGTCGCTGTCGAAAGAGGTCATTGCGAAATACGACCTGTCGGCGGGCAAAGAGCCGCAGAAATTCGGTCTTGGCATGAAAGAGATTTGGGAAATTGATCCCGCCAAGCACAAAGAGGGCACTGTCGCCCACACGATGGGTTGGCCATTGGGCAGCAAAGCGGGCGGCGGATCGTTCATCTATCACCTTGATAACAATCAGGTCTATGTGGGTTTTGTGGTGCACTTGGGCTATAAGAACCCGCATGTGTTTCCCTATATGGAATTCCAGCAGTTCAAACACCACCCGATGGTGGCCGAGCTGCTGAAAGGTGGCAAACGCGTGGCTTATGGCGCGCGCGCGATCACCGAAGGCGGCTTTCAGTCGATGCCCAAGATGGTGGCACCCGGTGTGGCTCTGTTGGGCTGTGCCGTTGGCATGGTCAACGTGCCGCGCATCAAGGGCAACCACAACGCCATGCTGTCGGGCAAGGCGGCTGCCGAGGCCGCATTCGAGGCGATCAAGGCCGACCGTTCGGGTGACGAACTGACCGCCTATGAGGATGAGGTGCGCGCAGGAGCGATCGGCAAAGACCTGAAAAAGGTGCGCAACGTCAAACCGCTGTGGTCGAAATATGGCCTGACTGCATCACTGGCTGTTGGTGGCTTCGATATGTGGTGCAACACGTTGGGTTTTTCGCTGCTGGGCACACTGAAACACGGCAAATCCGACGCCGAGGCGACCGAGCCCGCCGATAAGCACAGCCAGATCACCTATCCCAAGCCGGACGGAAAGCTGTCGTTCGACCGCCTGACCAACGTGGCGTTCAGCTTTACCAATCACGAGGAAAGCCAGCCTGCGCACCTGAAGCTGAAAGATCCCAGCATTCCGGTGGATCGCAACCTGCCGGTCTATGCCGGACCTTCGGCGCGCTATTGCCCCGCAGGTGTGTATGAATTCGTGACGGAAGAGGGCAAAGACCCGCGTTTTGTCATCAACTTCCAGAACTGCGTGCACTGCAAGACATGCGACATCAAAGACCCCAGCCAGAATATCAACTGGACCACGCCGCAGGGCGGGGACGGGCCGAACTATCCCAATATGTGA
- a CDS encoding tetratricopeptide repeat protein yields MIRSILKSTVATALIWTLAGPLAAQDVAGPYLAARHATYLNDFGTAAGYYDTALRHDAGNAELMEHATLAHLLLGDVAHALPIAQTMQDAGLRSQAANMAIITDIAHREDYAALLERDMETQGIGPLVDGLLQAWAHVGEGDIQAASDAFDAVAKEQGLKGFALYHKAMALALEGDYPAAEAIFAGTDSGTMVRTRRGALARAEVLSQMGRNADAVTSLRDAFGGGMDPELGRVITALEAGEKLPFTHVTSARDGLAEVFASLAAALRSEAAADYTLLYGRLALYLRPSHVDALLLNAELLEELGQYDLAIDAYKQVPASDPAFHAAELGRAAALRRADKPDAAIEVLEQLARQYPDLPMVHSTLGDLLRQQDQFVPAIAAYDRALELTPEGARAQWFLLYARAIAHERLDQWQEAEADFRHALALNPGQPQVLNYLGYSMVEQQINLDEALEMIQQAAAANPDSGYIIDSLGWVLYRLGRYDEAVDHMERAVQLEPVDPVVNDHLGDVLWAVGRKREAQFQWSRALSFVDPKDTDGEADPGRMRRKLEVGLDKVLAEEGAPPLMMARDR; encoded by the coding sequence GTGATCCGATCCATTCTGAAAAGCACTGTGGCCACGGCCCTGATCTGGACATTGGCTGGCCCGTTGGCGGCGCAGGATGTGGCGGGCCCCTATCTGGCGGCGCGTCATGCCACCTATCTGAACGATTTTGGCACGGCGGCAGGCTACTACGATACGGCGCTGCGGCATGATGCAGGGAATGCCGAATTGATGGAGCACGCGACGCTGGCGCATCTGCTGCTGGGCGACGTGGCACATGCCCTGCCGATTGCGCAAACCATGCAAGATGCGGGCCTGCGCAGTCAGGCGGCGAACATGGCGATCATTACCGACATTGCGCACCGCGAGGACTACGCCGCCCTGCTTGAGCGCGACATGGAGACCCAAGGGATCGGCCCGCTGGTCGATGGTTTGCTGCAAGCTTGGGCACATGTGGGCGAGGGGGATATACAGGCCGCAAGCGACGCCTTTGATGCGGTCGCGAAAGAGCAGGGGTTGAAGGGCTTTGCGCTTTATCACAAGGCGATGGCGCTGGCGTTGGAGGGTGATTATCCTGCCGCCGAAGCGATTTTTGCAGGCACAGACAGCGGCACGATGGTGCGTACCCGTCGCGGGGCGTTGGCGCGGGCCGAGGTACTTAGCCAGATGGGCCGCAATGCCGATGCGGTGACCAGCCTGCGAGACGCCTTTGGCGGCGGTATGGACCCTGAACTCGGGCGGGTCATCACTGCGCTTGAAGCCGGTGAAAAACTGCCTTTCACCCATGTTACCTCTGCCCGTGACGGTCTGGCCGAGGTGTTCGCGTCGCTTGCCGCCGCATTGCGCAGCGAGGCGGCAGCCGATTACACGCTGTTGTACGGACGGCTGGCACTTTATCTGCGGCCCAGCCATGTAGATGCGCTGCTGTTGAACGCAGAGTTGTTGGAAGAACTTGGACAATATGATCTGGCAATCGACGCTTATAAACAAGTGCCCGCCAGCGATCCGGCCTTTCACGCTGCAGAACTGGGTCGCGCTGCCGCCCTGCGCCGTGCCGACAAACCCGACGCCGCCATCGAAGTGCTGGAACAACTGGCGCGCCAATACCCCGATTTGCCTATGGTGCATTCGACGCTAGGCGATCTTTTGCGCCAACAAGACCAGTTTGTCCCTGCCATTGCCGCCTATGACCGCGCTTTGGAACTGACTCCGGAAGGCGCGCGCGCGCAGTGGTTCTTGCTCTATGCCCGTGCGATCGCGCACGAACGGCTGGACCAGTGGCAAGAAGCCGAGGCCGATTTCCGTCATGCCTTGGCGCTGAATCCAGGTCAGCCGCAGGTGCTGAACTATCTGGGATATTCGATGGTCGAACAACAGATCAATCTGGACGAGGCACTGGAAATGATCCAGCAGGCCGCCGCTGCCAATCCTGACAGCGGGTATATCATCGACAGTCTGGGCTGGGTTCTCTACCGCCTTGGCCGCTACGACGAAGCGGTTGACCACATGGAACGCGCAGTCCAGTTGGAGCCTGTTGATCCGGTGGTGAACGACCATCTTGGCGACGTACTTTGGGCCGTGGGTCGCAAGCGCGAGGCGCAGTTCCAATGGTCGCGCGCTCTGTCTTTTGTCGACCCCAAGGACACCGACGGCGAGGCCGACCCGGGTCGGATGCGCCGCAAGCTTGAAGTCGGACTGGACAAGGTTCTGGCCGAAGAAGGTGCGCCGCCTCTGATGATGGCAAGGGATCGCTGA
- a CDS encoding polyprenyl synthetase family protein has product MDNIEQGLKPHDRLAARLADDMDAVNTLIRTKMASEHAPRIPEVTAHLVGAGGKRLRPMLTLASAHLCGYTGAYHIHLAATVEFIHTATLLHDDVVDESAQRRGRPTANLLWDNTSSVLVGDYLFARSFQLMTECGSMEVMRILSNAAATIAEGEVLQLTAAQDLATDEAVYLQVVRGKTAALFSAAMEVGGVIADADAATVKALYDYGDALGVAFQIVDDLLDYQGQSEATGKNIGDDFRERKLTLPVIKAVTKATPDERAFWVRTIEKGKQDAGDLEHALALLNKHGTLAETRVDAIAWADRAKASLAPLADHDIKDMLVDLADFVVDRIS; this is encoded by the coding sequence ATGGACAACATCGAGCAGGGGTTGAAACCGCATGACCGGCTGGCCGCACGGCTGGCGGATGATATGGATGCGGTCAACACGCTGATCCGCACGAAAATGGCCTCGGAACACGCGCCGCGCATTCCAGAAGTCACGGCGCATCTGGTGGGTGCAGGCGGCAAGCGTTTGCGCCCTATGCTAACGCTTGCGTCGGCACATTTGTGTGGATATACAGGTGCTTACCATATTCATCTGGCTGCCACGGTCGAATTTATCCATACCGCCACACTGCTGCATGACGATGTGGTGGACGAAAGCGCACAACGCCGTGGACGGCCCACAGCCAACCTGCTGTGGGACAATACCTCAAGCGTGCTGGTCGGTGATTATCTGTTTGCGCGCTCGTTCCAGTTGATGACCGAATGTGGCTCGATGGAGGTAATGCGCATCCTGTCCAACGCCGCCGCCACTATCGCCGAGGGTGAAGTGTTGCAACTGACCGCCGCACAGGATCTGGCGACCGATGAAGCTGTTTATTTGCAAGTGGTGCGGGGCAAGACCGCAGCGCTGTTCTCGGCGGCGATGGAAGTGGGTGGCGTGATCGCAGATGCTGACGCGGCGACGGTCAAGGCGCTGTATGATTACGGCGATGCTTTGGGCGTGGCGTTCCAGATTGTCGATGACCTGCTGGACTATCAGGGTCAGTCCGAAGCGACAGGCAAGAACATCGGTGACGATTTCCGCGAACGCAAGCTGACCCTGCCGGTGATCAAGGCCGTGACCAAAGCAACGCCGGACGAGCGGGCCTTTTGGGTGCGCACCATCGAAAAGGGAAAACAGGACGCCGGTGATCTGGAACACGCGCTGGCGCTGCTGAACAAACACGGCACACTGGCCGAGACCCGCGTGGATGCGATCGCATGGGCCGACCGCGCCAAGGCGTCGCTGGCCCCCCTAGCCGACCACGACATCAAGGACATGCTGGTGGATCTGGCCGACTTCGTGGTTGACCGGATCAGCTAG